TTCATCATTTTTTGGGGAATATTGATTGTCTTTCTAAACCATACCACCCCATTAAAAGAGCTTTGTCCTTCATTTGCCCAATAACCGGGAATATCCATTTGATCCCAGTACTGATCATCCAAATTATTATTAATCCAATGCTCTTGCAATCCTTTGTCTTTTTTATTTAATGTGGTATACCAATGACCACTAACACTATCGTCATGCTTTTGAATATGGGCTATCAGCGCATCACTTTTAAATTTTTCTGCTTCCTGATAATATTGCGGAAACTTTACCAATGCCTTTTCACTTATCCAGGACTCAGCAGGCGAACCACCCAAAGAGGCATTGATAATCCCAATAGGAATTTTATATCTTTTATAAATTTCTTTCGCAAAGAAATAAGCCACGGCAGAGAAATCTAAGACATTTTCCGGATTAGCAGATTTCCATTCGCCTCCGGGCAGATCATCTAAAGGCTGCTTAAAATTATAAGTTTCCGGCACTTTAAATTGTCTGATAGCCTCATTTGTACTTTGCGCTATAATATCGCTATACACATATTTAAAGCTGCCGATGGTATGCTCCATATTGGATTGCCCGCTACATAACCAAACATCTCCGAATAATAGATTTTTTACAGCAATAGATTCTTTTCCGCTAGTAAACAACATTTGATAAGGCCCGCCGGCTTTCTGAGCAGGAAGCATCATCTGCCAATCGCCTTCAGCATTTGTTTTAGCTTGGAATAGCTGATGATTAAAATGCAGCGTTACGGTCCTTTCCGGTGTAGCCCATCCCCAGATTTTAAGCTCCGTATTACGTTGTAAAACCATACCGTTGCTGATAAGCTTGGGTAGCTTTAACTGACCATAACCACTAATAGTTATTGAAAGTATTAACAACAAAGTAATTACATAAGGATGTTTTGAAAAGTTCATTTTAAACTAAATTAAAATCTAAATAATATAAACGGAGGCCCCTTAAAATTTAACCACATCCCAATAAGCCGGCTTACGTTGCAAAGCGGTATCAAATAATAAAGGATAATTCTTCCTACCCTCTACAGGGTAGTGATCCAGCCAGGTGTCCCTATCAGACAGATTCCAGAAAGTGACACCATTGATATACTTCCTGTATTTTCTAAAAACACCAAAAACCATTTTATATGCATTTTCTTGTTTAGTCTTTAATGCATCCGTATAGGTATCTTGTTCACCTGTTCTTTTCGCTCGCTGATTTTTTTCCCATGGAAAAATGGAAATATCCAATTCCGTAAATTGAATTTTCAAGCCTAGAGAAGCAAAGAGCTGAATGGTTGACTCCAACTCTTCCTCTGAAGGTTCATAAACAGACCAATGCGCCTGAATGCCTATACCTGTAACGGGAATACCGCGAGCCAATAATCCTTTCAAAAGCCTATAGATTCTTTCTCTTTTTTCTGGCCGGATAACATTGTAATCATTATAAAATAATTGGGCCTTGGGGTCTGCTTCATGCGCATAACAAAAGGCACTGTCAATAAAGTCCTCACCACATATCTGGTACCATTTTGAATGGCGCAAAAATTGCGTACTATCGTCTGCAATCGCCTCATTCACGACATCCCATGCATAGACTGCATGTTTATATCGATTAACCACCGTATAAATATGACTTTTCAATCTTTGGAGCAGGGTATCTTTAGTAACCGTCTTACCTTCCTTATCAACAAATAACCAATGGGGAGCTTGTTGATGCCAACAAAGATTATGTCCCCGAATCTTGAGATGATTGCTTACCGCAAAATTGACAATAGAATCCGCATTTCGCCAATTATAGAAGTCTTGCAGCGGGTGAATGGGTTGCATCTTCATATCATTCTCAGGCGTGATACTATTAAACTCTTTTAAAATAAGCGCGCCTTGTGCTCCGTTAATATTGTGAATATTCACTGCTACACCGATAGGGAAATAATTTTTATAATAATCTTTCAAACCCTTCTCATCACCTACCTTAGTGCTATGATGAAGGTTATTGCAACCTATAAAAAAAACTAGTCCGGATGCAATTAAGATGATTCTTTTAGGTAAATATTTCATGGACTAATTTTTTATAAGCACACTTGTCATTACCATTTTTGAAGCGCCCAATTCCTGGCTTCTTTCTACCGGAGAGCTTCCGCCTATATATATTTTCAGATCACCTTTTGGGATGACTGGCTCTCCAGCTGTATTATAAATCTGCATTTCTTCCGGTGTTACTGTAAAGTGTACCACCTTCGACTCATTAGGCTGTAGAGAGATTCGTTTAAATCCTTTTAAGGAGTATAAAGGTGTTAAATAATCCTGCTGCGGAACTGATACATACATTTGTACCACTTCATCAGCAGCCATTTTTCCGGCATTACTTACAGTTGCTGACACTTCAAAAGATTGATTATTCTCTATAGATTTTTTATCCGCTTTAATATTTTTATAAACAAAATGAGTGTAAGAAAGTCCAAAGCCAAAAGGATACATCGGTTTGTCTTCCATAAAACGATAAGTACGGCCTTTCATAGAATAGTCCGTAAAAGCAGGTAATTGATCCAAGGACATAGGGAAGGTAACCGGAAGTTTACCTGAAGGAGAGGCTTTTCCAAAGATTACATTAGCAACGGCGTTACCTCCCTCCTCTCCGGGATACCATACCAGCAATACCGCATCAGATAGTGTATGTACTTCTTTCAGATTCATAGGGCTTCCCCCGGTAATGATGGTAACAATTTTTCCTTTGTAACCATCTCTCAGTTTCTTTAAAAAATTAATTTGATTTTTGGGTAGATTATAATCCAATCTATCACCGTATGTTGAAGAAGCCAATGCATCACCTTCTTCACCTTCGATGGTCCCATCGATGCCTAAAACTGCAAAAATCACATCACATTCTTTAGCATCTCCTGTGGTCCAATCTTCTGGATTACTATTGGCTGCATTCAACATTATACCTTGTTTAAACTGCAACTGACTTCCTTTGGATATTTGTCCTGCAATGCCTTCGAGAATAGTTACCATTTTATTATTTACACCATAATAGTTCCCTATTAATGAATTGATGGTAGCGGCATTAGGTCCTGTTATAAAATATTTTGGCAAGTCATTTTTCAAGGGCAATACGCCATCATTCTTTAATAAAACGATCGACTCTTCGGCTGCTTTAAGCGCCAGTTGCCGATGTGCTTCGCTGTTGATTACATCTGGGCCAATTTTATCATAAGGATCTGTCCCAATTGGGTTAAATAAACCCAATTTAATTCTCGTACGTGTAAGACTCGCCAAAGCACTATCTATTTTGGCTTCTGTCGTCAATCCTTGTTTTACGGCATTATCCAACGCCGTAAAAGTATTACCGCAATTCAGGTCGAGACCATTATTGATGGCCAATGCAGCCGCCGCTTCCGGTGTTTCTACCGTTTTATGAAACTGAAAGATATCGGCGACGGCATCGCAGTCAGAAACTATATGCCCTTTAAAGCCCCAGTCCTGCCTTAACACAGTGTCTAACAAATAGCCATTACCACTACAGGGAATTCCGTTTAGGGCGTTATAGGCAGCCATTACAGATTCTACGCCTGCTTTCACTAAGGCCTTGAATGCCGGGAAATAAGTTTCATGGAGATCCAAATTGGTAGCAATGGCATTAAAGGCATGCCTATCCCCTTCGGGTCCACTATAAACAGCAAAGTGCTTGGCACATGCAGCTGCTTTTAAATAATCAGGACGGTCACCTTGAAGCCCATGCACAAATGCTACTCCCATCTGGGAAGTCAGAAAAGGGTCTTCTCCATAGGTTTCCTGACCACGCCCCCAACGGGGATCTCTAAATATATTAATATTCGGCGTCCAGAATGATAAGCCGCCATAATGCAATTCATAACCGCGTTTACGATCTATATTAAAATTAGCCCTTGCCTCATCTGAAATAGCAGAAGCAACTTGTTTAAGCAGCGCAGGGTCAAAAGTCGCTGCCTCGCCGATTGCCTGTGGAAATACTGTTACCACACCGGATCGTCCTACACCATGCAATGCTTCATTCCACCAATTATAGGCGGGCACACCCAGTCTTGGAATAGCTGGCGCAGCATTCATTAATTGATTGATCTTTTCGTCTAAAGTCAATTTAGAGATAAAATCATTGACTCTTGCATTCAATGATTTTGTAGGATCTTTAAAAACTTGTGCCTTTCCTCGAGGAGCGATCGTAAGCAACAAACAGATAGAAAGAAAATAGCTGAAATATTTTTTCATCCTGGATGATTTATTGTTTAGAGATAATATAAATAAATTGAAGAACACCTAACAAACAGTAATTCTTCCGCAATATAGGACATTTTTATAAATTTGCAATCGATTGCAAAAATAAAATCAAATATCTTGTTTAGATAAACAGTCATTTTCCTTCTATCTATAATTAGGTCTTCTGCTTCCCTTTTTAATAAGAAAGGTAATCTCTGCAGAATCTGAAAAACTACCCACAGGTTGACGCAACACATATTTGCCAAAGGATTTATTTCATCTCCTAGAAATGAACCATGCCGGGCGCACCACAAAAAAAGAGGTAGTCATATTTTTCTTATGGCTACCTCTTTTAAATTTATACTCTTTTGATATTACTTCTTGCCTGAATCCATTGTATGCAGGCTGCTATCTGCTTTCTCCAAATTAGGTGGCAAGGTTTTAACTGCCTGCTCTTGTTCCATTTGGTTCATCACCATCAAGAATTGCTGTGCAGATTGTGTTTCATAACTATAATTGCTGGCATCTACAGGTGGTAAAGAATTATAGTAATTTACTTCCTGTACAAGGTCGGTTTTCAAAGATTTGGTTACTTTATCAATCAATGGTTGGTCCTTCGCCAGATAGGCTGCAATCAAAAATTTAAAGGATGTCTGATTATGCATACCATATTTAGAAGGCATTCCGTATGGGAAGTTTTCCTGCAGCATCATATGGTCACATTTTTCCAAAACTTTCTTCGCATCCTCAATTCTACCTACCCTTGCCAATTCAATTCCTTCATCAGCAAAAGCTTCACGTATAGTAATCAGATGACGGCGGTTTTCTTCATCAAAATAGACACCCGGAATATTTGCATTTCCAAATACAAAGTCATTCATCAATTTATTGTACATCCAATCAGTGTTGACATTCTCTTTCATTAAGGCACCAAATCTTGCTTTGTATTCATTGTATTGAGCGTTACTACTGGTATCACTACTGGCCACCGGAACCAAACGATAACTCAAACCATCCTTGCGCAAATAAGATTCAAAACTGGAACCTAAGCCGGTTTGATGATTCATCGTAAAATAGATGGGTCGCTTCCATTTATTTGCCGCTATAATTGCTAATTCGGCCAGATCATTTTTAAACAAATTATCCTTATCAATAGTGAACCTTAATGCATCCTGTACACTGTCGGTAGCATTGACCGTACCATTCTTCAGTACTTCAGCCTTGTCCACCGGCACATATACATTTCTTACAGGGAAGGTATTGATGGAAGCTCCATTGCGCAATTCCTGCATCTTTGAAGGGTCATTACTGCCTACATAATTCTTCAGCATGTCATATAAATCATAATATCTGCTCTGCGGATAGTTTTTAGGTACATACATGACCTGATTTCTGGTATCTCCTTCTATCTGCTTTTTCGTAAAGATGACGTCGATGGAATCACTTTGGTTGACCTTAGTTCGCAAGTCATTGATATACCAATCAATACCCAGTAAACTGGTATTAATTACACGGATATCCGGTCGTACGCCCTCTACTTCCTGCGCATACCAAAGCGGATACGTATCATTATCTCCGAAGGTAAAGAGTATGGCATTGGGTGCACAACTTTTTAAATAGTCTATCGCCATATCCGGCGCCAATCTTTTCTTACTACGATCATGGTCATTCCATTCTTGCTGGGCCATTAATAGCGGTACTGCCAGCAAGCAAATGGCTGAAGTGGCGATCGTTGCGACTCTGGGTTTCGTTATCTTTTGCAGCCAGTACTTCACCTGGAAGACCCCAATTCCAATCCAGATGGCAAAAGCATAGGTCGATCCCGCATAGGCATAGTCTCGCTCACGTGGCTCATTACCTGCCTGATTTAAGTACATTACAATGGCAAAGCCTGTCATGAAGAACAATAAGAAAGCAATCAACCCATCATCTCCTTTTTTCTTAAAATGATAAAACATCCCTATCAAGCCTAAGATGAGCGGCAAGGCAAACATAACATTATGCCCCTTGTTTATCTGTAATTCATGCGGCATCATGCTTTGATCGCCTAACATTAAATTATCTATAAATGGTATACCTGTAATCCAATTGCCATCACGTACATCTGTAACAGAGTTACCTTGTAAATCGTTTTGACGGCCACTATAATTCCATAAGAAATAACGTAGATACATGTAATAAACCTGGTATCCTAAGAAGAATTTGATATTATCTACAAAATTAGGTGCGCGTTCATACTGTCCGGTCTGCGGATCTTTTCCAATACCCAACCAGGAAGCATAGAAATCCGTTTGGTTTCTATCGGTGCCTGTATTCCATACACGTGGGAAGATCATTTCATCATCCGGGGAATAGATATAGCTGAAGGTTTTACCTGTCGGAATATATTTGGTTTCTCCTTTACTGTTTACCCCTTTTTGGTAATTCTCTTCGCCATAATAAGCGGCAATTGGATTGGCCGTAAATTTCTGCCCATATAATAAGGGGAAGGAACCATATTGAGAACGATTTAAGTAGCCTACCAGGCTCATGGGGTTATCTACATTAAACATGTCGATAGAGGGATTGGCTGTACTGCGTATCATGGTCGTCAGATAAGAGCTGAACCCGATAAACATAAAAGTTAAACACCACAATCCTAAGCGTATATAATGCCAGTTTTTCTTTTTAGCATAACGAAAGGCAAACCACATAAGGATCGCGACCAAAACAAAAAATGTAATAAACCCGGAAAACAAAGGCATATTTAAGGTGTTTACAAAAAATATGTCCATATTACCGGCTTGTTGAATAGACTCCTGGATCACACCTATTTGTACAAAACCTAAAATGACTATACTCAAAATAAAGAAGATATAAGTACCTCCATATAACTCACGTTTTTCTTTATTACCTCTTTCCACCAGGTATAGAATCCCCACAGCGATAAATGATCCGAAAAGAACCGCCATCGCTACCGTCGCATCCATTGAAACACCGGCTTGTGAAGCAACACTATTGGCTTGTATAAGTGCCACAATAAAGCCTAATACCCCTCCTATTAATACAATTCTTACAAAATATTTCTTTATTAATTTATAATTGAATAAATGTCTTTTTCTGAAAAAGAAAATCAATACCATGGCTGGAATTGTCAACAGATTCAATAGGTGTACACCCACTGCCAATCCCATCATAAAGCAGATAAATACAATCCACTTATCGGCTCCGGGTTCATCTGCCTTATGCTCCCATTTAAGCATTGCCCAGAAAACTAATGCTGTGAAGAAGGCTGAAAGCGCGTATACCTCTCCCTCTACCGCACTATACCAATAGGAATCAGAAAAAGTAAAAGCTAAAGCACCTACAGTACCGGCTAACATAATCATGAAAATTTCATTCTTATTTAAATCCTCTATTTTACGCGCTCCCTGTACTATCCGGCGGGCAAAATGTGTGATGGTCCAAAACAAGAACAAAATAGCAAAACCACTTGACAAAGCACTCATGACATTCACTGCTTTGGCTGCCTCCAAAGGATTATTGCCGAATAGAATAATAAAGAAACGGCCTATTAATACAAAAAATGGCGCGCCCGGTGGATGCGGAATTTGCACTTTAAAGCAGCTGCTGACAAATTCTCCGCAGTCCCAATAACTACCACTTAATTCGGCAGTTAAAATATAGGTAGTACAGGCAATAAGACAAACCACCCACCCAACAATGTTATTTGCTTTCTTAAAATTCATTTGGAAATAAGTTTTGCTTTAGAAAAGAATTTCTAAAAATCTGATTCTTTTTTTTGATTGAAGGCAAACCTAAGTTAAAGTATTGATATTGCAACTATACAAAATAAATATTTTTTATAATAAAATTCTAATATTTGTAAGAAAAAATACCTGTTGGAAGGTCCATTTTATTTAAGTTCTGCCTGGCTTTTATATTTTATTTTAACCGCTGAGCGGAGTCAGTAAATAATTATAGTGACTCATTAAACTCTTTTTTAATTTACAAGTCGAAAGTCTCGGTTTTTTCCTGCAGCCAGCTCTGCTCCGGCATTATTGGGATTTTGTATATAGATATTTATAGAATCTTTAAAATTAAAAAGATGGGTATCTCCAACGAAAAGCTGCAGCATTTAAGCTGGCGCGCCGGTTTCGGGCAATTGACTAGTGCAAAGGAACCGGATTTACAAAAACTTGTCCGCAATCTGATTCGTCACAACCACACCAAACCGGATGCTATTTCTACCCAGGAATCAGTTGAATTAGTTCAGAACAATTATACGTATAGTCAAATAAAAGCGGATGCCAGTTTAAGGAAATTGATAGCCCAGAAAAATAGAGATGGCATTAAAAACCTGAATATTCTATGGCTAAAAGAAATGTTTACCACCAACCGGCCTTTACGCGAAAAAATGTCTTTATTCTGGCATGGGCATTTTGCCTGCCGTGTACAAAATGTATCCCATCAGGAGAAATTGTTACAGATCATCCGGGAAAATGCCTTAGGGAATTTTGGCGACTTACTGACAGCCGTTTCCAAAAGCGCTTCTATGCTGGCATTTCTCAACAACCAACAGAATAAAAAGCAACACGCCAACGAGAACTTTGGCAGGGAGGTCATGGAGCTTTTTACCATGGGTCGCGGAAATTATACCGAGAAAGATGTAAAAGAAGGTTCTCGCGCTTTTACTGGCTGGGCCTTCAACAAAGAGGGCGACTTTGTCTTTCGGCAAAATGTACACGATGATGGCCAAAAAACATTCCTTGGAAAAACGGGGAATTTTGATGGTGATGATATCTTAAAAATTTTATTGGAGCATAAAGCTACTGCCCATCATATTACAGAAAAGATTTACAGATTTGTTGTAAATGATACCCCTGATGAGCAGCTTATCGCTGACCTGGCCGAGAAGTTTTATCATTCAAATTACCATATCGGTAATTTATTGGAAACAATATTTACCGCTGATTGGTTTTATGATAAAAAGAATATTGGTGCGCGTATCAAATCACCGGTTGAGTTAATTGTAGGGATGGAGCGAAAGGTTCCCGCAACTTTTGCCAATGATAATGCCCTGCTTTTGTTCCAACGTACTTTAGGCCAGGTGTTATTTTATCCGCCTAATGTGGCCGGCTGGCCGGGTGGTAAAGATTGGATTGATAGTTCTACATTATTGTATCGCATGCGTTTACCACAGATCGTCTATGCTTCAGAAGAATTTAATATCCGCCCCAAACCTATGCCTGAAGAGATGGATAACAGCTATACTTCCAGCAATATTCATGATGATTTGC
The Arachidicoccus soli DNA segment above includes these coding regions:
- a CDS encoding DUF1800 domain-containing protein, whose protein sequence is MGISNEKLQHLSWRAGFGQLTSAKEPDLQKLVRNLIRHNHTKPDAISTQESVELVQNNYTYSQIKADASLRKLIAQKNRDGIKNLNILWLKEMFTTNRPLREKMSLFWHGHFACRVQNVSHQEKLLQIIRENALGNFGDLLTAVSKSASMLAFLNNQQNKKQHANENFGREVMELFTMGRGNYTEKDVKEGSRAFTGWAFNKEGDFVFRQNVHDDGQKTFLGKTGNFDGDDILKILLEHKATAHHITEKIYRFVVNDTPDEQLIADLAEKFYHSNYHIGNLLETIFTADWFYDKKNIGARIKSPVELIVGMERKVPATFANDNALLLFQRTLGQVLFYPPNVAGWPGGKDWIDSSTLLYRMRLPQIVYASEEFNIRPKPMPEEMDNSYTSSNIHDDLQKKEFMNRAYKNKVKVTANWDAFLDKFTAISSEALPKAVADDLLVNLPQIVNTSLLEKYAVAYNHPTEIKKMAVNLMSTPEYQLC
- a CDS encoding glycoside hydrolase family 3 N-terminal domain-containing protein, with translation MKKYFSYFLSICLLLTIAPRGKAQVFKDPTKSLNARVNDFISKLTLDEKINQLMNAAPAIPRLGVPAYNWWNEALHGVGRSGVVTVFPQAIGEAATFDPALLKQVASAISDEARANFNIDRKRGYELHYGGLSFWTPNINIFRDPRWGRGQETYGEDPFLTSQMGVAFVHGLQGDRPDYLKAAACAKHFAVYSGPEGDRHAFNAIATNLDLHETYFPAFKALVKAGVESVMAAYNALNGIPCSGNGYLLDTVLRQDWGFKGHIVSDCDAVADIFQFHKTVETPEAAAALAINNGLDLNCGNTFTALDNAVKQGLTTEAKIDSALASLTRTRIKLGLFNPIGTDPYDKIGPDVINSEAHRQLALKAAEESIVLLKNDGVLPLKNDLPKYFITGPNAATINSLIGNYYGVNNKMVTILEGIAGQISKGSQLQFKQGIMLNAANSNPEDWTTGDAKECDVIFAVLGIDGTIEGEEGDALASSTYGDRLDYNLPKNQINFLKKLRDGYKGKIVTIITGGSPMNLKEVHTLSDAVLLVWYPGEEGGNAVANVIFGKASPSGKLPVTFPMSLDQLPAFTDYSMKGRTYRFMEDKPMYPFGFGLSYTHFVYKNIKADKKSIENNQSFEVSATVSNAGKMAADEVVQMYVSVPQQDYLTPLYSLKGFKRISLQPNESKVVHFTVTPEEMQIYNTAGEPVIPKGDLKIYIGGSSPVERSQELGASKMVMTSVLIKN
- a CDS encoding endo-1,4-beta-xylanase — its product is MKYLPKRIILIASGLVFFIGCNNLHHSTKVGDEKGLKDYYKNYFPIGVAVNIHNINGAQGALILKEFNSITPENDMKMQPIHPLQDFYNWRNADSIVNFAVSNHLKIRGHNLCWHQQAPHWLFVDKEGKTVTKDTLLQRLKSHIYTVVNRYKHAVYAWDVVNEAIADDSTQFLRHSKWYQICGEDFIDSAFCYAHEADPKAQLFYNDYNVIRPEKRERIYRLLKGLLARGIPVTGIGIQAHWSVYEPSEEELESTIQLFASLGLKIQFTELDISIFPWEKNQRAKRTGEQDTYTDALKTKQENAYKMVFGVFRKYRKYINGVTFWNLSDRDTWLDHYPVEGRKNYPLLFDTALQRKPAYWDVVKF
- a CDS encoding protein O-mannosyl-transferase family, which translates into the protein MNFKKANNIVGWVVCLIACTTYILTAELSGSYWDCGEFVSSCFKVQIPHPPGAPFFVLIGRFFIILFGNNPLEAAKAVNVMSALSSGFAILFLFWTITHFARRIVQGARKIEDLNKNEIFMIMLAGTVGALAFTFSDSYWYSAVEGEVYALSAFFTALVFWAMLKWEHKADEPGADKWIVFICFMMGLAVGVHLLNLLTIPAMVLIFFFRKRHLFNYKLIKKYFVRIVLIGGVLGFIVALIQANSVASQAGVSMDATVAMAVLFGSFIAVGILYLVERGNKEKRELYGGTYIFFILSIVILGFVQIGVIQESIQQAGNMDIFFVNTLNMPLFSGFITFFVLVAILMWFAFRYAKKKNWHYIRLGLWCLTFMFIGFSSYLTTMIRSTANPSIDMFNVDNPMSLVGYLNRSQYGSFPLLYGQKFTANPIAAYYGEENYQKGVNSKGETKYIPTGKTFSYIYSPDDEMIFPRVWNTGTDRNQTDFYASWLGIGKDPQTGQYERAPNFVDNIKFFLGYQVYYMYLRYFLWNYSGRQNDLQGNSVTDVRDGNWITGIPFIDNLMLGDQSMMPHELQINKGHNVMFALPLILGLIGMFYHFKKKGDDGLIAFLLFFMTGFAIVMYLNQAGNEPRERDYAYAGSTYAFAIWIGIGVFQVKYWLQKITKPRVATIATSAICLLAVPLLMAQQEWNDHDRSKKRLAPDMAIDYLKSCAPNAILFTFGDNDTYPLWYAQEVEGVRPDIRVINTSLLGIDWYINDLRTKVNQSDSIDVIFTKKQIEGDTRNQVMYVPKNYPQSRYYDLYDMLKNYVGSNDPSKMQELRNGASINTFPVRNVYVPVDKAEVLKNGTVNATDSVQDALRFTIDKDNLFKNDLAELAIIAANKWKRPIYFTMNHQTGLGSSFESYLRKDGLSYRLVPVASSDTSSNAQYNEYKARFGALMKENVNTDWMYNKLMNDFVFGNANIPGVYFDEENRRHLITIREAFADEGIELARVGRIEDAKKVLEKCDHMMLQENFPYGMPSKYGMHNQTSFKFLIAAYLAKDQPLIDKVTKSLKTDLVQEVNYYNSLPPVDASNYSYETQSAQQFLMVMNQMEQEQAVKTLPPNLEKADSSLHTMDSGKK